The Gemmatimonadota bacterium genomic interval CCAACATGGCCGGCGCCGGGACGGCTTCCTCCCCAATCCCGACGGTGCTGTCAACCGCTCGGTGTGCGGCCAGCGTGACGAGCGATCCCTGCTCGCTCTCCAGGCCGCGAAAAGCGTCGTAGCTGAAGGCGGCCTCCGTCCCGCCCGCCATGTTGGTAGACGAACGCGTTGCCGGGACCTGGTGGCCAAGATTGACGAGTCGCGCGGGGTCGCGCACCGGAAGTGGATCCCGCAAAGCCTGATCGAAGAGTGAGAAGATCGCGGTATTGGCACCGATGCCGAGCGCGAGTGTGAGGACAGCCACGGCGGTGAAACCTGGCCGTCGAACCAAGCCTCGCCAGGCGTAACGCACGTCCCGCCGAAACCAATCGAGGCCGGGAAGGCTTCTCTGGCGGCGAACCGCCTCCTTCGCGACCTCGATGCCACCCGAGTGGATCATCGCCCGGCGCCGGGCCTCCGCCGGTGCCATCCCCCTGCGCACGAGCTCGTAGATCTCCATCTGGAGGTGACTCTCGAGCTCGTCCGCGACCTCCCGGTCCCAGCGGCTCCCGACGAAGCTCCCCGCGAGCCGCGAGACCCAACCTCTGAGCTTGTTCATGCCGGCTCCGGATTGAGGATCCAGCCGATGATTCGACTGGTCTGCTCCCACTCCCTTCTCTCCTTGGCCAGCTGACGCGCTCCGGCGGGCGTGAGCGAGTAAAACTTGGCGCGACGGTTGTTGTCCGACATTCCCCACTTCCCCGCGACGTAGCCTTCTTGTTCGAGCTTGAGCAACGCCGGGTACAAAGTCCCGTAGTGGACGACCAAGAGGTCGCGACTCGCCTGTTCGATCTGTCGCGCGATCCCGAACCCGTGGAGTGGACCCATCGTCTGGAGCGTCTTGAGCACCATGAGAGAAAGGGTGCCCTGCCACACGTCTTGTTTCTCGGCCATCGCCTCTCCTATCGGAAGCCAATAGGTAAGACGGTAATACGCGCCCTATGGGTAAGCAATGGGACTCGGAGCGGAGCTTTTCGTGAGCGAGCAGGCTGCGCGCGAGTTCCTCGAGTCGAGAGCTCTCTACCGCCGCCTCCCAGATCCGGTCACAAGGCGCCGCTTTCTTCGGCTGACCCAAGAGACCGGCTCTTGCCCTTCCTCACGATCGCTGATACAGCTGAACCAATCTGGGGGTAAAGTCCGGGACATACTGACGGTCAACCCATGAATGGAGTTGAAGGCGGGTGGGCCGCCCGGGTCGTCTCTCTCACGACCGACGCTGAAATCGCCATGAAGAGACTCTTCTTATGCCTGCTTCTGGCCTTCAATGGGAACGTTGCCTCCGCGCAGCCCAACCGCATTGATATCGTGCGGCCCGACGCGCCGGAACTGGCCGCGTTCGGGGCGTACGAGATCGGTGTGCGGACCCTTGCGCTCACGGATTCCGGACGACCGGACATCCTGAACGCGCGTGCCGGCGAGCCGGTGCCGGTCTACGACCGAGTGCTGACCGTGGAAGTCTGGTATCCGGCAGCGCTGGCGCAGGGTCAGGTGCCAGGCACGGAATACACCACCATCACTCGCAATCCCGACATCATGGCCACGTTGAGGGGACGTGCGGTGAGAGATGCGGCGACCAGCGCGGACGGCCCTTTTCCGCTCGTGATTATTTCCCATGGCTATCCGGGAAACCGCTTTCTGCTGAGTCATCTGGGCGAGAACCTGGCGAGCAAGGGGTACGTCGTGGCGTCGATCGATCATAGGGACAGCACCTACGATGACCAGCAGAGCTTCGGCAGCACCCTATACAACCGCGCACCAGATCAGCGGGCCGTGCTGAATGCCATCGCGGGCTTCACGGCCGAAGCGGGCCACTTTCTGAACGGCGTCGTGGATGCGGACCACACCGCCATCATCGGTTACTCCATGGGTGGGTACGGCGCAGTGAATAACCTCGGTGCCGGCTACAGCGAAACGGGCGTCACTTCTGGCAGCGCACCACCCAACCGTCTGCTGAACGACTTCGCGGCCAACAATCCGGAATACCGGAATACGCTGGATCCGCGCATCAAGGCGGGAATTCCGGTCGGGCCCTGGGGGATGCAGACCGGCTTCTGGGACGCCGCCGGTCTCGCGGGGTTGACGTTGCCAGCCCTGTTCGTAGCGGGCGATGCCGACGCGACCGCCGGATATGAGAACGGCGTCCGGGCCCTCTATGAAGGGGCCATCAACAGCGATCGCTACATGCTGGTGTTCAAGAACGCCGGCCATAACGCGGGAGCACCTATCCCGCTTCCGGTGGAGTTCTTGGATGCCGCAAATCCACAGGGTGCCACTCACTACACGGATTCGGTCTGGGACACGGTGCGCATGAACAATATCCTGCAACACTTCGCCACCGCGTTTCTGGACTTGCACCTGAAGGGAGACACCGACAAGCGCGGCTACCTGGATCTGCCGGAAGATGGCGCTGACGCCGGCCAGGGAGGGTGGAAGGGCTTTGCCGGGCGCGGTGCCGTGGGCCTGATGATGGTTCGCGACTGATCGCGCGCCCTGACTTAGGATAGAGCGCCATGGACGCATCACGATCCCGACGTCGGACCGGCGCCGCACTTCTTCTCTTGGTCGCCGGGTGCGCGACCGCCCTAGCCCCGGACCAAACGCGGGTGTCGACCGGCGGTGGTGCGAACCCGCCCATCCCCCTCCCCGACGTGGCCGGGCAGGTGGAGATCCGGCGGACCACGTATGGCGTCCCGCAGATCTTGGCCGAGAACCTCCGTGCGGCCGCGTTCGCTCTCGCTTACGTGCAGCTCGAGGACTACGGGCCGGGCATCATCGAGGGTCTTCAGGCCGCACGGGGGCGGATGGCGCTCGTCGAGGGGAGAGATCGGGTGGATGCGGACGCACGTTCCCGCCTGCGCCACGCACGCGCCGTGGAGACCTTTCCTCTACTGCACGAGGACACCCGCGAGATCTACCAGGGCTTCGCCGAGGGGGTGAATCACTTCATCCGGGCGAACAACGCCGACCTGCCCGAGTGGATGCGCCCGGACTTCACCGCCTACGACGTTCTCGCTCGCGACGTGGCGTGGCCGAGCGAGGGGGCGATGAACAGCTTCCGCGCGCGGATCGAAGCGAGCCCAGATACCCCGCCCTTGTTGGTCGAGAATGGGGGCGCCTGGCTCCCGCTTTCGACGGCAGGCACCCCGACCGACGCGCCCCTCGATGGTTTCGCCCTTCTTGTGGAGGAAGCACAGGACGACCAGAACGTCGGATCCAACGCCTGGGCCCTTGCGCCGAGCCGGACCACCAGCGGCAACGCGATTCTGCTCCGCAACCCCCATCTCGCATGGACGGCGGGCTATTACGAGGCCCACGTACGGGTGCCCGGGAAGCTCGACTTCTATGGCGACTACCGGATCGGCGGGCCCTTCACCGTCATCGGCGGCTTCAACCCCTTCCTCGGCTTCGCGACGACCAACAATTCGACGCGCCCGCACGAGTTCTACGCATTCCGGGCGCATCCGGAGCTGACCGACTACCTCCTGGTGGACGATGCGGCGATTCCACTGAAGCGCGAAGTAGTGACGGTGGAGGTGCGCGAGGGCGACGCGATCCTCACGGAAACGCGCGAGTTCCTGACCAGCCCATTCGGCCCGGTTGTGCATCGAGCCGGTGGCTTCGTTTACGTCTTCCGGCCGGCCGCGAACGGCGAGTACCGTGCGGGCGAGCAATGGCTCCGGATGATGCAGGCGACGAACCTGGAGGAATGGCGGAACGCCATGGACATCCAGGCCCGAACCACGTCGAACTTCACCTACGCCGACCGGGACGGAAACATCCTCTACGTCTGGGTCTCCGCGCCACCGGCGCTCCCCCACCCGGCGGGCGGGGATTCGCTCGCGATCCTGGCCACCCGCACGGACCAGGTCTGGGCCGACCTCGTGCCCTTCGATTCGCTGCCGCAGGTGCTGAATCCGCCCGGCGGATACGTGCACAACGAAAACGACTCGCCCCACTTCGCCAACCTGAACGCCGTTCTCGACCACTCCTTCTCCTTCTGGGTCCAGGACCCGGCATTCCGGTTGCGCAGCCAGCACGCGGCCGAGCTCCTTCACAACGAGCGGGTTTTCAGCCTCGAGGATGTGGTCGAGACCAAACACAGCATGCGCATGCTGCTCGCGGATCGGGTCAAGGACGACCTGATGGCTGCAGTGGCTCGCACCTCCCCCACAGGAGAGGTCGCCGCCGCCCTCGATCTCATGAGCGCGTGGGGCAACGACGTTGCTCCGGGGAGCCGCGGGGCGCTTCTCTTCGAGACCTGGTGGAGCCGCTATAACTCCCTCATGGATGACGAGGAACCCCACGCGGTCCCTTGGAACGAGGAGGAGCCGGCCACGACTCCACGCGGCCTCGCGGACCCGGTTCGCGCGGCCGAGGCCTTCGTTTGGGCGGTGCCGGAGACGGCACGTCGGTTCGGGAGCTGGGATGTGGCATGGGGTGAGGTGCACCGGGTGCGCCGAGGCGAGGTAGACGTCCCCGTCGGAGGGTGCGGCGGAGCGCTCGGTTGCTTTCGCGTGCTCAACTTCACGACCGCGGAAGACGGAAAGCGCGTCGTAAACGGTGGGGACGGCTGGGTGATCGCCGTCGAGTTCGGCGAGCAGCCGCGCGCCTATTCAGTTCTGGGTTACGGGCAGAGCCCCGATCCCGAGTCTCCCTTCCATGCCAACCAGGCCGCGATGTTCGCCGCCGGTGAAATGAAGCCGGTCCTCTGGAGCGAGGCCGAGATCGAGGGCGCGACGGTGTACCGCTACCACCCCGGGGAGGAATGGTGATGCGATGGCGTGTGGGGCTCGTCGCCGCGCTCCTCCTGGGCGGCTGTGCCGATGAGCCGTACGACCTGGTGATTTTGAACGGAACGATCGTGGATGGGAGCGGGGGCGCGCCCTTCCAGGCCGACGTTGGGATCCGGGGCGAACAGATCGCCACGATCGGGTCGCTCGCGAATGCGACCGCCACGGTCGTGCTCGACGCCACCGGGCTCCACGTCGCGCCCGGCTTCATCGACGTCCACTCCCATGCGGGGGGCGGACTCGCGACGGAAGAGCTGAGCACGGCGCACGCGCTTCTTGCCCAGGGCATCACGACGGTCGTGATCAATCCGGATGGCGGCGGCTCCATCGATCAGGCCGCGCAGCGCGGACGACTCCTCGAGCATGGGCTCGGAGTAAACGTGGCGCAGCTCGTACCGCACGGCTCGATCCGGAGCGAGGTGCTCGGTCAGTCGGACCGCGAACCGACGGCTGAGGAACTGGACCGGATGAAGGAGATGGTGCGCGCCGGGATGGAAGAGGGCGCGTTCGGCCTTTCGAGCGGCCTCTTCTACACGCCCGGGATCTGGTCTACGACCAAAGAGGTCATCGAGATGGCGAAGGTGGCGGCCCCCTATGGCGGCGTGTATTCGAGTCACATCCGCGACGAGGCGGACTATGGCATCGGGGTCGTGGCCGCGGTGGACGAGGTCATCCGGATCGCCCGGGAGGCAGGGCTCCCGGGCATCGTCGGACACATCAAGGCGCTCGGTCCCAACGTGTGGGGCGCTTCCGTGGAGATGATCGCCAACATCGAGGCGGCGCGCGCCGAAGGCGTGCAAGTCTGGGCCGATCAATATCCGTACGACGCTTCGTCCACGGGGTTCGTTGCCGCGCTCGTCCCCGACTGGGCGCGCGAGGGGGGGAGTCTGCTCGAACGCATGGCGGATCCTCCCACTGCCGCCCGCATTCGCGAAGGAGTCGCGGAAAACTTGGCCCGGCGAGGCGGGGGAGACCGCATCATGTTCCGCGGCACGGGGCCGCTGGCGGGGCGAACGTTGGCCGACGTCGCCGCCGAGCGCGGGCTGAACGACCTCGACGGAGCCATCGCCCTGATTCAGGAGGGAGCCTCGCCCGGAATCATCTCCTTCAACATGCAGGAGGAGGACATCGTCCGCTTCATGGGTCAGCCCTGGACGATGACCTCCACCGATGGAGATCTCACGGCGTTCGGCGAGGGGGTCCCGCACCCCCGCAACTACGGCACCTTCGCGCGCAAGATCCGGCTCTACGTGCGGGAGGCGGGCGTGATCGATCTTCAAACGGCGATTCGGAGCATGTCCGGGCTCGCCGCCGAAGTCTTCGGAATGGAGCATCGGGGCGCCGTCCGAGAGGGAGCGATCGCGGACCTCCTGGTATTCGACCTCGACCGCGTCAACGACCCGGCGACCTTCGACGACCCGCACCGCTATTCGGAGGGCATGGTCCACGTGCTCGTGAATGGCGCACTCGCGATCGACGGCGGCCAGTTCACCGATGCCCTCGCGGGACAGGTGCTGCACCGAGGAGGCGCGGCCCTTTCTTATCCACGGACCGAATAGCGGCACGACTCCGGGGACACCTGCACGGGGATACGCGCAAGAACATCCCGTTCCGCGGCGATCCTCACCGCCATCGATCAGCGCGCTCCACTGGACAGCCCAGTGGTGGCTCTTCACCTTGGAACTTCGCTCTACTAGATAAACTAGGCGTAGTGGAGTTACCGCATGACCCCCGACAACTCCTCGTTCCTTCCGGGCACCCTCGAGCTCATCGTCCTGAAGCTCCTGCGGAGCGAGCCGACCAACGGCTACGATCTGACCCTGCGCATCCAGGCGATCACGAAAGACGTCTTGCAGGTGAACGCCGGCTCCCTGTATCCGGCTCTCTATCGGCTCGAGGAGCGAGGTCTCCTGCGAGCCACCTGGAAGGAAACGGAGGCCGGGAGACGCGCGAAGGTATATTCGCTCACGGCCGCCGGACGCGCGCATCTGGCCGAGCAGCGCGAGAGTTGGGAACGATTCGCGGCGGCAGTCGGCTCGATTCTGCGGGCGCGGTGACCCTGCCATGAAGCGGCCGCGCCTCGGGCTCTTCTCCTTCGTCCAGCGTCGGCGCCAGGAGCGCGAGATGAAGGAGGAGATGTCCCAACATCTCGAAAGGGCGGCCGAACGACTCAGAGCACGAGGAATGTCCGCGGAGGCGGCCGACCGGGCCGCGCGACGGGCGTTCGGGAACCTCGCGTTTCTCCAGGAGGAAGCCCGTGATGCTCGCGCGGGGCGCTGGCTCGATCGCCTCGTAGCCGACTCGGCCTTTGCGCTCCGTTATTTCCGGCGCCGACCCATCCTGGCGAGCACGATCTTCGGCGTGCTGTCGCTCGGGATGGGGATCAATGTCGCCCTGTTCGTCCTGATCCACTCCATGACCACGATGCCCGCGCCCGGGATCGAGCGGGACCCCTCCCTCGTGCGAATCCGCCCGCATGAGGAACGGAGGGACCTCGGCGGAGTCTTCCGGTTTCTCTCCTATCCCGAGGTGCGGGATCACGCGGCGCTAGAGGACCTCTACGCGGACGTGGCGGCGTGGGCATCCACCCTGTTGACGGTGACCCTTGATCGCGAGGGCGCCGCGGTCGTGTCGGCCCGTGCCCAGTTCGTGACGGACAACTACTTCCCGCTCCTCGGTGTCCGGCCGATCGTTGGCTCTGTCGCCCCACTGGCCGCGCCGCCCGACGCCGCCGATCCTCCGTTGGCGGCGATCGTCGGGTATGATTTCTGGTGGGGAGAGCTCGGAGGGAGGCCGGACGTCCTGGACACGACCATTCGGGTGAACGGACACGTCTTCGACGTGGTGGGCGTCGCGCCGCCAAGGTTCGCGGGCCCGGACGCCACGGGGAGCGCCATGGACCTCTGGCTGCCGCTCAGCGCCCGTCCGGTCGTCGAGGGGACCACGGCCTTCGCGCTCGCGAGCTACGACTCTACGCTCTTCTCCGCCGTGGCCCGCGTGCGTCCCGGTGTCACCCCCGATCAGGCGACGGCCGCCGCGGAAGCTGTGGCGGCGCACGCGGGAGAGGCAGCTACGGGGCGAAGAGAGGGCTCCGTGTGGTCCGCCGATGTCGTGCCTCTCATCGGCATGAACAACCGCCGGGGGTCGAGCGAGCCCGTCGAGGCCGCTGGGATCGCCCTCGCCATCGCTTTGCTCAGCCTCGCCGTCACCTGCACGAACGTCGCGAGCCTCTTCGTGGGAGCCGCGGCGGCGCGGCGGCGAGAGATCGCCGCCCGGCTCTCCCTCGGCGCCTCGCGCGCCCGGGTGATCCGACAGCTCCTCACGGAATCCTGCCTCCTCGCTGGATCGGCCGGCCTCGCGGGTATTTTCGTCGTCTGGGCGGCCGTCCGCATCGTCGGCCCGCGCCTGCCGGAGATCAACGCGACGCTCGGCTGGCCCGCGGCCCTCTTCACCTTCGCCCTGTCGCTCGGAACGGGTGTTCTCTGCGGCCTCTCGCCGGCGCTCCACGGCACCAGAGTCGCCGTGTCCGAGATTCTGAAGGACTCGGCCGCCGCCGTATCCGGCTCGCGCATGCACCTCCAACGGGCGCTCGTGGTGGGCCAGGTGGCCGTGACGCAGCCGCTGCTCGTGGGCCTCGCGGCTGTCCTCCTGGTCGTCTTAGGGGAGGTCCGCGGACTCGC includes:
- a CDS encoding PadR family transcriptional regulator codes for the protein MAEKQDVWQGTLSLMVLKTLQTMGPLHGFGIARQIEQASRDLLVVHYGTLYPALLKLEQEGYVAGKWGMSDNNRRAKFYSLTPAGARQLAKERREWEQTSRIIGWILNPEPA
- a CDS encoding dienelactone hydrolase gives rise to the protein MKRLFLCLLLAFNGNVASAQPNRIDIVRPDAPELAAFGAYEIGVRTLALTDSGRPDILNARAGEPVPVYDRVLTVEVWYPAALAQGQVPGTEYTTITRNPDIMATLRGRAVRDAATSADGPFPLVIISHGYPGNRFLLSHLGENLASKGYVVASIDHRDSTYDDQQSFGSTLYNRAPDQRAVLNAIAGFTAEAGHFLNGVVDADHTAIIGYSMGGYGAVNNLGAGYSETGVTSGSAPPNRLLNDFAANNPEYRNTLDPRIKAGIPVGPWGMQTGFWDAAGLAGLTLPALFVAGDADATAGYENGVRALYEGAINSDRYMLVFKNAGHNAGAPIPLPVEFLDAANPQGATHYTDSVWDTVRMNNILQHFATAFLDLHLKGDTDKRGYLDLPEDGADAGQGGWKGFAGRGAVGLMMVRD
- a CDS encoding penicillin acylase family protein codes for the protein MDASRSRRRTGAALLLLVAGCATALAPDQTRVSTGGGANPPIPLPDVAGQVEIRRTTYGVPQILAENLRAAAFALAYVQLEDYGPGIIEGLQAARGRMALVEGRDRVDADARSRLRHARAVETFPLLHEDTREIYQGFAEGVNHFIRANNADLPEWMRPDFTAYDVLARDVAWPSEGAMNSFRARIEASPDTPPLLVENGGAWLPLSTAGTPTDAPLDGFALLVEEAQDDQNVGSNAWALAPSRTTSGNAILLRNPHLAWTAGYYEAHVRVPGKLDFYGDYRIGGPFTVIGGFNPFLGFATTNNSTRPHEFYAFRAHPELTDYLLVDDAAIPLKREVVTVEVREGDAILTETREFLTSPFGPVVHRAGGFVYVFRPAANGEYRAGEQWLRMMQATNLEEWRNAMDIQARTTSNFTYADRDGNILYVWVSAPPALPHPAGGDSLAILATRTDQVWADLVPFDSLPQVLNPPGGYVHNENDSPHFANLNAVLDHSFSFWVQDPAFRLRSQHAAELLHNERVFSLEDVVETKHSMRMLLADRVKDDLMAAVARTSPTGEVAAALDLMSAWGNDVAPGSRGALLFETWWSRYNSLMDDEEPHAVPWNEEEPATTPRGLADPVRAAEAFVWAVPETARRFGSWDVAWGEVHRVRRGEVDVPVGGCGGALGCFRVLNFTTAEDGKRVVNGGDGWVIAVEFGEQPRAYSVLGYGQSPDPESPFHANQAAMFAAGEMKPVLWSEAEIEGATVYRYHPGEEW
- a CDS encoding D-aminoacylase; protein product: MRWRVGLVAALLLGGCADEPYDLVILNGTIVDGSGGAPFQADVGIRGEQIATIGSLANATATVVLDATGLHVAPGFIDVHSHAGGGLATEELSTAHALLAQGITTVVINPDGGGSIDQAAQRGRLLEHGLGVNVAQLVPHGSIRSEVLGQSDREPTAEELDRMKEMVRAGMEEGAFGLSSGLFYTPGIWSTTKEVIEMAKVAAPYGGVYSSHIRDEADYGIGVVAAVDEVIRIAREAGLPGIVGHIKALGPNVWGASVEMIANIEAARAEGVQVWADQYPYDASSTGFVAALVPDWAREGGSLLERMADPPTAARIREGVAENLARRGGGDRIMFRGTGPLAGRTLADVAAERGLNDLDGAIALIQEGASPGIISFNMQEEDIVRFMGQPWTMTSTDGDLTAFGEGVPHPRNYGTFARKIRLYVREAGVIDLQTAIRSMSGLAAEVFGMEHRGAVREGAIADLLVFDLDRVNDPATFDDPHRYSEGMVHVLVNGALAIDGGQFTDALAGQVLHRGGAALSYPRTE
- a CDS encoding PadR family transcriptional regulator, encoding MTPDNSSFLPGTLELIVLKLLRSEPTNGYDLTLRIQAITKDVLQVNAGSLYPALYRLEERGLLRATWKETEAGRRAKVYSLTAAGRAHLAEQRESWERFAAAVGSILRAR
- a CDS encoding ABC transporter permease — translated: MKRPRLGLFSFVQRRRQEREMKEEMSQHLERAAERLRARGMSAEAADRAARRAFGNLAFLQEEARDARAGRWLDRLVADSAFALRYFRRRPILASTIFGVLSLGMGINVALFVLIHSMTTMPAPGIERDPSLVRIRPHEERRDLGGVFRFLSYPEVRDHAALEDLYADVAAWASTLLTVTLDREGAAVVSARAQFVTDNYFPLLGVRPIVGSVAPLAAPPDAADPPLAAIVGYDFWWGELGGRPDVLDTTIRVNGHVFDVVGVAPPRFAGPDATGSAMDLWLPLSARPVVEGTTAFALASYDSTLFSAVARVRPGVTPDQATAAAEAVAAHAGEAATGRREGSVWSADVVPLIGMNNRRGSSEPVEAAGIALAIALLSLAVTCTNVASLFVGAAAARRREIAARLSLGASRARVIRQLLTESCLLAGSAGLAGIFVVWAAVRIVGPRLPEINATLGWPAALFTFALSLGTGVLCGLSPALHGTRVAVSEILKDSAAAVSGSRMHLQRALVVGQVAVTQPLLVGLAAVLLVVLGEVRGLAPTPLSQEILWLQFGPSAESLSRDERIARAERVRERLVGAPGIRSAIPQAGTGILRVSAHPADAVPGVTPDGAFGLEVAYTAPAYFATLGLPIVAGRDFDPSERPPAPRATILLSEELARRLWGNENPVGRRILSHAFSASPRPTDGGRFTRSIAADAPSPTELTVIGVVDRHAGVGTGFGARSELAYVPLEGVGFGLLIRTEGPAEPHISAILAMVREEAPDLAVSSATLAEMDARSRRTVVSAGGAAAGGGLIALLLSAIGLYAVVAFSVNDRTREVGIRSAIGASRWRITAMFLGQGARLGGLGLAVGLPLSLVTLRFVAAQIGAPSVSTTALAAAVAAAVTSVTLAATWIPANRAASVEPIRALRAD